In Palleronia sp. LCG004, a single window of DNA contains:
- a CDS encoding ABC transporter permease, whose product MNLTAIRAIYIFEMMRTFRTLLQSVAAPVISTSLYFVVFGAAIGSRIDEVEGVSYGAFIVPGLIMLTVLTQSVTNAAFGIYFPKFIGTIYELLSAPASFAEITAGYVLAAATKSLAIGLIILVTAFFFVDLQILHPFWMLAFLVLTCLSFSLLGFIIGIWAGNFEQLQLVPLLVLQPLIFLGGAFYSVSMLPDAWQAISYFNPVVYLISGFRWSFYGLADVPILVSLLAIMGFSGICIATIFWIFKTGWRIRD is encoded by the coding sequence ATGAACCTCACGGCGATCCGCGCGATCTACATCTTCGAGATGATGCGGACCTTCCGCACCCTGCTGCAATCCGTGGCGGCCCCGGTTATCTCGACGTCGCTCTACTTCGTGGTCTTCGGTGCCGCCATCGGCAGCCGCATCGACGAGGTGGAGGGCGTAAGCTACGGGGCGTTCATCGTGCCGGGCCTCATCATGCTGACGGTGCTCACTCAATCGGTGACGAACGCGGCCTTCGGGATCTACTTCCCGAAATTCATCGGAACGATCTACGAGCTTCTCTCGGCCCCCGCATCCTTCGCCGAGATCACGGCCGGATACGTTCTGGCAGCGGCAACGAAATCCCTCGCGATCGGGCTCATCATCCTGGTGACGGCTTTCTTCTTCGTCGATCTGCAAATCCTGCATCCGTTCTGGATGCTGGCGTTCCTCGTTCTCACATGCCTGTCTTTCAGTCTTCTTGGCTTCATCATCGGAATCTGGGCCGGCAATTTCGAGCAGTTGCAGCTCGTCCCGCTTCTCGTGCTGCAGCCGCTGATCTTCCTGGGCGGCGCGTTCTATTCCGTATCTATGTTGCCCGACGCCTGGCAGGCGATCAGCTACTTCAACCCGGTCGTCTATCTCATCTCGGGGTTCCGGTGGTCGTTCTACGGCCTGGCCGACGTGCCGATCCTCGTCAGCCTTCTCGCGATCATGGGCTTTTCGGGAATCTGCATCGCGACGATCTTCTGGATCTTCAAAACTGGCTGGCGCATCCGCGACTGA
- a CDS encoding folylpolyglutamate synthase/dihydrofolate synthase family protein, which translates to MGATRDSDIILERLSTLHPKIIDLSLDRMHRLLDRLGNPERNLPPVIHIAGTNGKGSTLAMIRAGLEAAGKTCHAYTSPHLARFHERIRVAGELISEPDLAALLDECEDANDGAPITFFEVTTCAAILAFARHHADYTLLEVGLGGRLDATNVVAHPALSIITPVALDHQSYLGDTIAAIAGEKAGILKRTTPAVIARQSDAALEVIEARAARLGAPLSTYGQDWHVWSERDRLVFQDERGLLDLPLPVLQGPHQIDNAGTAIAALRLIGLGEDAIARAMREAVWPARMQRLKHGPCIDAAPEAEILLDGGHNPAAGEAIAATLAAMPARETHLVCGMLNTKDVAGYLAPLAPHVTSLTALSIPGEANTLPADRTADAARIVGIEAHTAESDRAACAAIAARAPHARILVCGSLYLAGRILQDHS; encoded by the coding sequence ATGGGCGCGACACGCGATTCCGACATCATCCTCGAGCGGTTGAGTACGCTTCATCCGAAGATCATCGACCTCTCGCTCGACCGGATGCACCGCCTTCTCGACCGGCTCGGCAATCCCGAGCGAAATTTGCCTCCGGTCATCCACATCGCCGGGACCAACGGCAAGGGATCGACCCTCGCCATGATCCGCGCCGGGCTCGAAGCCGCCGGCAAGACCTGCCATGCCTATACCTCGCCGCATCTCGCACGGTTCCACGAACGCATCCGCGTCGCGGGCGAGCTGATCTCCGAACCTGATCTGGCTGCGCTGCTCGACGAGTGCGAAGACGCGAATGACGGGGCGCCGATCACATTCTTCGAGGTCACGACCTGCGCGGCGATCCTGGCCTTCGCGCGCCATCACGCCGATTACACGCTGCTCGAGGTCGGGCTCGGCGGGCGGCTCGACGCAACGAACGTGGTGGCGCACCCCGCGCTCTCGATCATCACGCCCGTGGCGCTCGATCATCAATCCTATCTCGGCGACACGATCGCCGCCATCGCGGGCGAGAAGGCAGGCATTCTGAAACGCACCACCCCGGCGGTGATCGCGCGGCAGTCCGACGCGGCCCTCGAAGTGATCGAGGCGCGCGCGGCCCGGCTCGGCGCTCCGCTTTCGACCTATGGGCAGGATTGGCACGTCTGGTCGGAACGCGACCGCCTCGTCTTCCAGGACGAACGCGGCCTTCTCGATCTGCCGCTCCCGGTGCTTCAGGGGCCACACCAGATCGACAATGCGGGCACCGCGATCGCGGCGCTTCGCCTGATCGGCCTCGGTGAGGATGCGATTGCCCGGGCGATGCGCGAGGCCGTCTGGCCTGCGCGGATGCAGCGTCTCAAGCACGGTCCTTGCATCGACGCGGCCCCCGAGGCCGAGATCCTGCTCGATGGCGGGCACAACCCGGCTGCGGGCGAAGCCATCGCCGCGACCCTCGCCGCGATGCCGGCGCGCGAGACGCATCTCGTTTGCGGCATGCTCAACACCAAGGACGTCGCGGGCTATCTCGCCCCGCTCGCCCCCCATGTGACGAGCCTTACAGCACTGTCGATCCCGGGCGAGGCAAACACCCTGCCCGCCGATAGAACCGCCGACGCCGCCCGCATCGTGGGCATCGAGGCGCATACGGCGGAAAGCGACCGCGCTGCCTGCGCCGCGATCGCCGCGCGCGCACCTCACGCCCGCATCCTCGTTTGCGGCTCGCTCTACCTTGCCGGCCGCATCCTGCAGGACCATTCCTGA
- the ilvD gene encoding dihydroxy-acid dehydratase, whose translation MLRNKPDKSKLPSRHVTEGPARAPHRSYYYAMDLTQDEIDQPFVGVATCWNEAAPCNIALNWQAQSVKTGVKAAGGTPREFTTITVTDGIAMGHEGMRSSLASREAIADTVELTMRGHCYDALVGLAGCDKSLPGMMMAMIRLNTPSVFMYGGSILPGKVPEGADVPADFATRDLTVQDMFEAVGRYQSGEVTDEQLAVLERVACPSAGACGGQFTANTMACVSEAIGLALFNSSGMPAPFKDRTQYGEASGAAVMNLIEKNIRARDIVTRKSLENAARVVACTGGSTNAGLHMPAMAHEAGIDFDLLDVTDIFRDTPYFVDLKPGGQYVAKDLYEAGGVPVVMKELRRAGLIHEDCMTASGRSIGEEIDLVEREADGRVIYPVDTPITKTGGVVGLKGNLAPEGAIVKVAGMSEAEQVFTGPARVFENEEEAFAAVKARSYKEGEVLVIRNEGPAGGPGMREMLATTAALSGQGMGKKVALITDGRFSGATRGFCVGHVGPEAAHGGPIALLETGDIITIDAIRGEISVDLAAETLDERRAGWKGAKPTIYASGALWKYAQLVGDTRKGAVTHPGGKAEKHVYMDL comes from the coding sequence ATGCTGCGCAACAAGCCCGACAAGTCCAAGCTGCCCTCGCGCCACGTGACGGAGGGGCCGGCGCGCGCGCCGCACCGTTCCTACTATTACGCGATGGACCTGACGCAGGACGAGATCGACCAGCCCTTCGTCGGCGTGGCGACCTGCTGGAACGAGGCCGCGCCCTGCAACATCGCGCTCAACTGGCAGGCCCAGTCGGTCAAGACCGGCGTGAAGGCCGCCGGCGGAACGCCGCGCGAATTCACCACGATCACCGTGACCGACGGCATCGCGATGGGCCATGAGGGGATGCGCTCCTCGCTCGCCTCGCGCGAGGCAATCGCCGACACGGTCGAGCTGACCATGCGCGGCCATTGCTACGACGCGCTGGTGGGGCTCGCCGGCTGCGACAAGTCTCTGCCGGGCATGATGATGGCAATGATCCGCCTCAACACGCCGTCGGTCTTCATGTATGGCGGCTCGATCCTGCCGGGCAAGGTGCCCGAGGGAGCGGACGTTCCTGCCGATTTCGCGACGCGCGACCTGACGGTTCAGGACATGTTCGAGGCCGTCGGCCGCTATCAGTCGGGCGAGGTCACCGACGAACAGCTCGCCGTCCTCGAACGCGTGGCCTGCCCCTCGGCCGGGGCCTGCGGCGGTCAGTTCACGGCCAACACGATGGCATGCGTGTCCGAGGCGATCGGCCTCGCGCTCTTCAACAGTTCGGGCATGCCCGCACCGTTCAAGGATCGCACGCAATACGGCGAGGCGTCCGGCGCAGCGGTCATGAACCTCATCGAAAAGAACATCCGGGCGCGCGACATCGTCACGCGCAAGTCGCTGGAGAACGCGGCGCGGGTCGTGGCCTGCACGGGCGGATCGACCAATGCCGGTCTTCACATGCCCGCGATGGCGCATGAGGCGGGGATCGATTTCGACCTGCTCGACGTCACCGACATCTTCCGCGACACGCCCTATTTCGTGGATCTCAAGCCCGGCGGGCAATACGTCGCCAAGGACCTTTACGAAGCCGGCGGCGTGCCGGTCGTGATGAAGGAACTGCGCCGCGCGGGCCTCATCCACGAGGATTGCATGACCGCATCGGGGCGCTCCATCGGCGAGGAGATCGATCTGGTCGAGCGCGAGGCCGACGGCCGAGTGATCTATCCCGTGGACACACCCATCACCAAGACGGGCGGCGTCGTGGGTCTCAAGGGCAACCTTGCCCCGGAAGGTGCGATCGTGAAAGTCGCGGGCATGTCGGAGGCCGAACAGGTCTTCACAGGCCCGGCGCGCGTCTTCGAGAACGAGGAAGAGGCCTTCGCCGCAGTCAAGGCGCGGTCCTACAAGGAAGGCGAGGTCCTCGTCATCCGCAACGAAGGCCCAGCGGGCGGCCCCGGCATGCGCGAGATGCTGGCGACCACCGCGGCACTGTCGGGCCAAGGCATGGGCAAGAAGGTCGCTCTCATCACCGATGGACGCTTCTCGGGCGCGACTCGCGGCTTCTGCGTGGGTCATGTCGGCCCCGAAGCGGCGCATGGCGGACCGATCGCGCTGCTCGAGACCGGCGACATCATCACGATCGATGCAATCCGCGGCGAGATCAGCGTGGATCTTGCGGCAGAAACGCTCGACGAACGTCGGGCCGGTTGGAAAGGCGCGAAGCCCACGATCTATGCCTCCGGGGCGCTTTGGAAATACGCCCAGCTTGTCGGCGACACCCGCAAGGGGGCCGTCACACATCCGGGCGGCAAGGCCGAAAAGCACGTCTACATGGATCTCTGA
- a CDS encoding type II CAAX endopeptidase family protein, which translates to MTKALPFTAFVAPARRRPELWRLVLGLLVVVLVMVVWVALGIGLLALAVGLSGAMEVMATLADPVTPRATLILLSTFVGMFLAPIVAARLLHRRGARSLFGPGRVVLRDFFAALAISAVIYGAMLFFWFAGFDAVANVPPALWLALLPLSLLAVAVQTGAEELLFRGYIMQQLAARFPTPLVYMLVPSLLFGLLHYDPNTLGSNAWAVVGSTAFFGLIAADLTNATGSVGAAWGLHMANNVVAILLLSTQGTITGLALFVTPYAASEVAITGPLLMADLALIIVVWIALRWRLGR; encoded by the coding sequence ATGACGAAGGCTTTGCCATTCACGGCATTCGTCGCTCCGGCACGTCGCCGGCCCGAGCTCTGGCGGCTCGTCCTGGGCCTTCTGGTCGTCGTGCTGGTCATGGTGGTCTGGGTCGCGCTCGGTATCGGCCTCCTCGCGCTGGCGGTAGGCCTTTCGGGTGCGATGGAGGTGATGGCGACGCTGGCTGATCCGGTCACGCCACGCGCGACGCTGATCCTGCTTTCGACCTTCGTCGGCATGTTCCTGGCCCCGATCGTCGCCGCACGGCTTCTTCACAGGCGCGGCGCGCGATCGCTCTTCGGGCCGGGCCGCGTCGTGCTGCGCGATTTCTTCGCCGCGCTGGCGATCTCGGCGGTGATCTACGGGGCGATGCTGTTCTTCTGGTTCGCGGGCTTCGACGCAGTCGCGAACGTGCCGCCCGCGCTATGGCTGGCACTGCTGCCGCTCTCGCTTCTCGCGGTCGCGGTGCAGACCGGAGCGGAGGAATTGCTTTTCCGCGGCTACATCATGCAGCAACTCGCCGCACGGTTTCCGACGCCGCTCGTCTACATGCTGGTGCCGTCGCTGCTGTTTGGGCTGCTGCACTACGATCCGAACACGCTCGGCTCGAATGCCTGGGCGGTCGTCGGATCGACCGCCTTTTTCGGTCTCATCGCGGCCGACCTCACCAATGCGACGGGCTCCGTCGGTGCGGCCTGGGGCCTGCACATGGCCAACAACGTCGTGGCGATCCTGCTTCTCTCGACGCAGGGCACGATCACCGGTCTCGCGCTCTTCGTCACGCCCTATGCGGCAAGCGAGGTCGCCATCACCGGGCCGCTCCTGATGGCCGATCTGGCGCTCATCATCGTGGTCTGGATCGCCTTGCGCTGGCGGCTGGGGCGCTGA
- a CDS encoding TIGR03862 family flavoprotein translates to MTPRALVIGGGPAGLMAAETLAREGHPPLLAEAMPTLGRKFLMAGKSGLNLTKEADDGEFERAYGAGAGPVPGIVREFDQRALRRWATDLGVETFVGSTGRAFPNAMKTSPLLRRWIRRLEGMGVDFRTRWRWTGTHGGFDFDTPNGVATVEPEVAILALGGASWRRLGSDGAWVPWLRAADVPVKDFAPANAGLDIAWSAHMDRVMGLPIKGAALLAGAEVHRGEFVISHRGLEGGGIYAASRAVREGADLHIDLVPDWPADKVAERIASARGSVGNRLRKGARLGPAAQALVMEFGRPLPQGAALATLLKRLPVRHRGLRPLDEAISSAGGIAWEAVSGDLELRAMPGTFVAGEMLDWEAPTGGYLLSACFATGRHAGLAAARRLGSAEKRISNPRADR, encoded by the coding sequence ATGACCCCGCGCGCACTCGTGATCGGCGGCGGCCCCGCCGGATTGATGGCAGCCGAAACGCTCGCCCGTGAGGGCCATCCCCCGCTTCTGGCCGAAGCGATGCCGACGCTCGGGCGCAAGTTCTTGATGGCAGGCAAGTCCGGACTGAACCTCACGAAAGAGGCCGATGACGGCGAGTTCGAACGCGCCTACGGCGCGGGTGCGGGACCCGTTCCCGGCATCGTGCGCGAGTTCGATCAACGCGCGCTGCGCCGCTGGGCGACCGATCTGGGCGTCGAGACCTTCGTGGGCTCCACGGGTCGCGCGTTCCCGAACGCGATGAAGACCTCGCCATTGCTCCGGCGGTGGATCCGAAGGCTTGAGGGGATGGGGGTCGACTTCCGCACGCGCTGGCGATGGACCGGAACACATGGCGGTTTTGACTTCGATACGCCCAACGGGGTCGCGACGGTAGAGCCCGAGGTCGCGATCCTCGCGCTCGGCGGGGCGTCATGGCGTCGGCTCGGATCGGACGGGGCCTGGGTGCCTTGGCTGCGGGCGGCGGACGTTCCGGTCAAGGATTTCGCGCCGGCGAATGCGGGGCTCGATATAGCATGGTCGGCCCATATGGACCGTGTGATGGGATTACCGATCAAGGGCGCGGCGCTCCTCGCGGGCGCGGAGGTCCATCGTGGGGAATTCGTCATCTCGCACCGGGGTCTGGAAGGCGGCGGGATCTACGCCGCCAGCAGGGCAGTGCGAGAGGGAGCGGATCTGCATATCGATCTCGTTCCCGACTGGCCTGCCGACAAGGTCGCGGAACGGATCGCATCGGCACGCGGATCGGTCGGCAACCGTCTGCGAAAGGGCGCGCGGCTCGGCCCCGCGGCGCAAGCGCTCGTCATGGAATTCGGACGCCCCCTGCCCCAAGGGGCCGCGCTGGCCACGCTTCTGAAGCGGTTGCCGGTTCGCCACCGGGGATTGCGGCCCCTAGACGAGGCAATTTCCTCGGCGGGCGGGATCGCCTGGGAGGCGGTGAGCGGGGATCTGGAGCTTCGCGCGATGCCGGGCACGTTCGTAGCAGGCGAGATGCTCGACTGGGAGGCACCGACAGGTGGCTACCTGCTCAGCGCCTGCTTCGCGACGGGCCGGCATGCAGGGCTGGCGGCGGCACGACGCCTCGGCTCGGCCGAAAAGCGAATTTCCAATCCCCGCGCCGACCGCTAG
- a CDS encoding S49 family peptidase — translation MRRMIPFLRKDPVVAVVRMQGIIASGGAGARLSDASLAPLIEKAFRKGKPSAVALVVNSPGGSPAQSSLIAARIRRLADEKGVPVVAFVEDVAASGGYWLAVAADEIYADRNSILGSIGVISAGFGLDGFIGRYGIERRVYTAGKSKSMLDPFRPENPDDVARLRDLQDQIHEAFIAHVKDRRGPKLADDDRLFTGEVWVGERAREVGLVDGIGHLVPVMKERFGSKTRFVTYKQRRPFLSRFGSALVCDTLHEVEDRAAFARFGL, via the coding sequence ATGAGACGAATGATCCCGTTCCTTCGGAAGGACCCTGTCGTCGCTGTCGTGCGGATGCAGGGCATCATCGCGTCCGGCGGGGCCGGTGCGCGGCTGAGCGATGCGAGCCTCGCGCCCCTGATCGAGAAGGCATTCCGCAAGGGAAAGCCCAGCGCGGTCGCCCTTGTCGTCAATTCGCCGGGCGGAAGCCCCGCGCAATCCTCGCTCATCGCCGCCCGAATCCGCAGGCTCGCCGACGAGAAGGGCGTGCCGGTCGTGGCATTCGTCGAGGACGTCGCGGCATCGGGCGGCTACTGGCTCGCCGTCGCGGCGGACGAGATCTATGCGGATCGCAATTCCATCCTTGGGTCGATCGGCGTGATTTCTGCGGGGTTCGGTCTCGACGGTTTCATCGGACGCTACGGGATCGAGCGGCGCGTCTATACGGCAGGCAAATCCAAGAGCATGCTCGACCCGTTCCGTCCCGAGAACCCCGATGACGTCGCCCGTCTGCGCGACCTGCAGGACCAGATCCACGAGGCCTTCATCGCCCACGTCAAGGATCGCCGGGGCCCGAAGCTTGCGGATGACGACCGCCTCTTTACCGGCGAAGTCTGGGTGGGCGAGCGTGCGCGCGAGGTGGGTCTTGTCGACGGGATCGGTCATCTGGTCCCGGTGATGAAGGAACGCTTCGGCAGCAAGACCCGCTTCGTCACCTACAAGCAGCGCAGGCCGTTCCTGTCGCGCTTCGGATCGGCGCTCGTCTGCGACACGCTCCACGAGGTCGAGGATCGCGCAGCCTTCGCCCGGTTCGGGCTCTGA
- a CDS encoding ABC transporter ATP-binding protein has translation MSSIVSVSHLEKTYDGGFQALKDVSLEIRDGEVLALLGPNGAGKTTLISIICGITTATGGSVSVGGHDTVQEYRKARSLIGLVPQEINLEPFETVMNTVTFSRGLFGKRRDDAHIEQVLRQLSLWDKRNSQVKELSGGMKRRVLIAKALSHEPRVLFLDEPTAGVDVELRREMWETMRDLKSHGVTIILTTHYIEEAELMADRIGIIAKGEIKLVREKDALMAELGRKQLVIELARPVDKVPDALGSYDLGLGSDGSEIVYTYDSRRDRTGITKLLNDLQAAGLQMRDVRTEQSSLEDIFVDLTQGEAR, from the coding sequence ATGTCATCCATCGTCTCCGTATCCCATCTCGAGAAGACCTATGACGGCGGGTTCCAGGCTCTCAAGGACGTCTCGCTCGAGATCCGGGACGGGGAAGTTCTAGCCCTGCTGGGGCCGAACGGGGCGGGCAAGACCACGCTCATCTCGATCATCTGCGGCATCACGACCGCAACGGGTGGCAGCGTCAGCGTGGGCGGGCACGATACGGTTCAAGAATATCGCAAGGCGCGGAGCCTCATCGGCCTTGTTCCGCAGGAGATCAATCTCGAACCGTTCGAGACGGTCATGAACACCGTCACCTTCTCGCGCGGGCTTTTCGGCAAACGCCGCGACGACGCGCATATCGAGCAGGTGCTGCGCCAGCTTTCACTCTGGGACAAGCGCAATTCGCAGGTCAAGGAACTCTCGGGCGGGATGAAGCGTCGCGTGCTGATCGCCAAGGCGCTGTCGCACGAGCCGCGCGTGCTCTTCCTCGATGAGCCGACCGCCGGCGTCGATGTCGAGCTGCGCCGCGAGATGTGGGAGACGATGCGCGACCTGAAATCGCACGGCGTCACCATCATCCTCACCACACATTACATTGAGGAGGCCGAGCTCATGGCCGACCGTATCGGCATCATCGCCAAGGGCGAGATCAAGCTCGTCCGAGAGAAGGATGCGCTCATGGCGGAACTCGGCCGCAAGCAACTCGTCATCGAGCTCGCCCGTCCGGTGGACAAGGTGCCCGATGCACTCGGCTCCTACGATCTCGGTCTCGGCAGCGACGGATCGGAAATTGTCTATACCTACGACAGCCGCCGCGACAGAACGGGTATCACGAAGCTGCTCAACGACCTCCAGGCGGCAGGTTTGCAGATGCGCGACGTGCGCACCGAGCAATCGAGCCTCGAGGACATTTTCGTCGATCTCACCCAAGGAGAGGCGCGATGA
- the zapE gene encoding cell division protein ZapE, producing MAEDFENIYARAVEAGEIEADPAQEAILSEFTRIAEALDRPEPSKRGWFSRRSDPEPATGLYLWGGVGRGKSMLMDLFYRNVGIERKRRVHFHAFMQEVHRGIAAARAESVEDAIGPVAAELASDLRLLCFDEMQIGDITDAMIVGRLFERLFADGVTVVATSNRVPDDLYKDGLNRQLFLPFIELLKGRMKVVELASPRDWRQDRIAGADLYFHPANAEARRAIDALWEKLADGPGEPLELTVSGHKVTLPRYSGGVGRAGFWELCGKPLGAADYIAIAGHVRVLMIEDIPRLGRGNHNEAKRFVTLVDALYEARTRLVASAADTPESLYVEGSGAFEFERTASRLREMQSADWAA from the coding sequence ATGGCAGAGGATTTCGAGAATATCTATGCGCGCGCCGTCGAGGCGGGCGAAATCGAGGCGGACCCGGCGCAGGAGGCGATCCTGTCGGAATTCACCCGCATCGCCGAGGCACTGGACAGGCCCGAGCCCAGCAAGCGTGGCTGGTTTTCGCGCAGGTCCGACCCCGAGCCCGCGACCGGCCTCTATCTCTGGGGTGGCGTCGGACGGGGCAAGTCGATGCTCATGGATCTCTTCTATCGCAATGTCGGAATCGAGCGGAAACGGCGCGTCCATTTCCATGCCTTCATGCAGGAGGTCCATCGCGGCATCGCGGCGGCACGCGCCGAAAGTGTGGAGGACGCGATCGGCCCGGTGGCGGCGGAACTCGCCAGCGATCTGCGGCTGCTCTGCTTCGACGAGATGCAGATCGGCGACATCACAGATGCGATGATCGTCGGACGGCTTTTCGAACGGCTTTTCGCCGACGGCGTGACGGTCGTCGCGACCTCGAACCGGGTGCCGGACGATCTCTACAAGGATGGCCTCAACCGGCAACTCTTCCTGCCCTTCATCGAGCTGCTGAAGGGTCGCATGAAAGTGGTCGAGCTCGCCTCGCCGCGCGACTGGCGGCAGGACCGGATCGCGGGGGCCGATCTCTATTTTCATCCCGCGAATGCCGAGGCGCGCCGGGCAATCGACGCGCTGTGGGAGAAGCTCGCGGACGGGCCCGGCGAGCCGCTCGAACTGACCGTATCGGGCCACAAGGTGACACTTCCGCGATATTCCGGCGGCGTGGGGCGCGCGGGCTTCTGGGAGCTTTGCGGCAAGCCGCTGGGTGCTGCGGACTACATCGCCATCGCGGGCCATGTGCGCGTGCTGATGATCGAGGACATCCCTCGTCTCGGGCGGGGCAACCACAACGAGGCGAAACGCTTCGTGACGCTGGTCGATGCGCTTTACGAGGCACGCACGCGGCTCGTCGCTTCGGCTGCTGACACACCCGAAAGCCTCTATGTGGAGGGGTCGGGTGCGTTCGAGTTCGAACGAACCGCCTCCCGGCTGCGAGAGATGCAAAGCGCCGACTGGGCCGCCTAA
- the accD gene encoding acetyl-CoA carboxylase, carboxyltransferase subunit beta — translation MNWISNYVRPKINSLFSRREVPENLWTKCDECGTMLFHRELAENLNVCSNCDHHMAMTPRVRFHTLFDGGAFREVAVPAPAADPLQFRDQKKYPDRLRQAQRQTGEKEAMLVVEGEIGRVPVVAAGQDFSFMAGSMGMYVGNAILAAAERAVEFKRPLILFSAAGGARMQEGILSLMQMPRTTVAVDMVKEAGLPYIVVLTHPTTGGVTASYAMLGDIQIAEPGALICFAGPRVIEQTIREKLPEGFQRAEYLLDHGMLDRVTDRRRMRDELVTILRMLRHMPPAVAADLPPPGNGSEPLSETDGQGEPG, via the coding sequence GTGAACTGGATTTCCAACTACGTCCGTCCAAAGATCAACTCGCTCTTCTCGCGTCGCGAGGTCCCCGAGAATCTCTGGACCAAATGCGACGAATGCGGAACGATGCTGTTCCACCGCGAACTTGCCGAGAATCTGAACGTCTGCTCGAATTGCGACCACCACATGGCGATGACACCGCGGGTGCGCTTTCACACGCTTTTCGACGGTGGCGCTTTCCGCGAGGTCGCGGTGCCCGCGCCCGCCGCCGATCCGCTGCAGTTCCGCGACCAGAAAAAGTACCCCGACCGCCTGCGCCAGGCGCAGCGCCAGACCGGCGAGAAGGAAGCGATGCTCGTCGTCGAGGGCGAGATCGGCCGCGTGCCCGTCGTGGCCGCCGGTCAGGATTTCAGCTTCATGGCCGGTTCGATGGGGATGTATGTCGGCAACGCGATCCTCGCCGCGGCCGAGCGCGCGGTCGAGTTCAAGCGTCCGCTCATCCTCTTCTCCGCTGCAGGCGGCGCGCGCATGCAGGAGGGGATCCTCTCGCTCATGCAGATGCCCCGCACCACCGTCGCGGTCGACATGGTGAAGGAGGCGGGGCTGCCCTACATCGTCGTGCTGACGCATCCGACGACCGGCGGCGTCACGGCTTCCTACGCGATGCTGGGTGACATCCAGATCGCCGAGCCCGGTGCGCTCATCTGCTTCGCGGGCCCTCGCGTCATCGAGCAGACGATCCGCGAGAAGCTTCCCGAAGGGTTCCAGCGCGCGGAATACCTGCTCGATCACGGCATGCTCGACCGCGTCACGGACAGGCGCAGAATGCGCGACGAACTGGTGACGATACTGCGGATGCTGCGCCACATGCCGCCGGCGGTCGCCGCCGACCTGCCTCCGCCCGGCAACGGATCAGAGCCGCTTTCCGAGACGGACGGCCAGGGCGAGCCCGGCTGA
- a CDS encoding AEC family transporter: MLLLTIWPIFGLICLGFALARTGIPGTGFWPMAERINYVLLFPALLVVNLAGAPLGDPSILRLGGATLATITLASAVFALAAWPVRPAAARFGPALQGIVRFNTYLGLAIVASVLGDGALGAAAVLLAVAVPLVNVLSVMALSYDGHSRGIVALLRSIVTNPLIVGCAVGIAISLAGTGLPWGMDSFLGFLGQASLPLGLLCVGAALRPRALGREIRVLAGISVLRLLAMPLLAFGMALIFGLGADEAAILVIFAAIPTASTAYVLTQQMGGDGRLMAGIVTAQTLAALFTIPFVLGLLGIG, translated from the coding sequence ATGCTGCTCTTGACCATCTGGCCGATTTTCGGGCTCATATGCCTCGGTTTCGCGCTGGCCCGGACGGGCATTCCGGGAACCGGCTTCTGGCCGATGGCCGAACGGATCAACTACGTACTGCTTTTCCCGGCGCTTCTGGTGGTAAATCTTGCAGGCGCGCCATTGGGCGATCCGTCGATCCTGCGCCTCGGCGGTGCGACGCTCGCCACGATCACGCTCGCCTCGGCCGTCTTCGCGCTCGCGGCATGGCCCGTGCGACCGGCGGCGGCAAGGTTCGGCCCGGCGCTGCAGGGTATCGTACGGTTCAACACCTATCTCGGCCTCGCAATCGTGGCGAGCGTCCTCGGCGACGGCGCGCTCGGGGCGGCGGCTGTGCTTCTCGCAGTGGCCGTGCCGTTGGTGAACGTGCTGTCTGTCATGGCGCTCAGCTATGACGGGCACTCGCGCGGTATCGTGGCTTTGCTGCGTTCGATCGTTACCAATCCGCTGATCGTGGGTTGTGCGGTCGGCATCGCGATTTCGCTTGCCGGGACTGGACTGCCATGGGGAATGGACAGCTTCCTCGGCTTCCTGGGTCAGGCGAGCCTGCCGCTCGGGCTGCTCTGCGTCGGTGCCGCATTGCGGCCTCGGGCGCTCGGGCGGGAGATCCGGGTTCTTGCGGGTATCTCGGTGCTGCGCCTTCTGGCGATGCCGCTGCTGGCGTTCGGAATGGCGCTGATCTTCGGCCTCGGGGCGGACGAGGCCGCGATCCTCGTGATCTTCGCCGCGATCCCCACGGCATCCACGGCATATGTCCTGACGCAGCAGATGGGTGGCGACGGGCGATTGATGGCCGGGATCGTGACGGCCCAGACACTCGCCGCGCTTTTCACGATACCGTTCGTCCTGGGACTTCTCGGGATCGGCTGA